The following proteins are co-located in the Nerophis lumbriciformis linkage group LG22, RoL_Nlum_v2.1, whole genome shotgun sequence genome:
- the LOC140679748 gene encoding uncharacterized protein: MGQQQIKATSEELRLVLVGNTGVGKSASGNTILGREHFRSEVGFSSVTRTCEQGSTERLLDTDQKRPTRVKVEVVDLPGFGDTRMSEDEINTTIAKCLAFCAPGPHAFLLVVPIGRYTDDVNKAALNVANIFGEEALKSHTVILFTRGDDLKGRSIDEYLRDAPADLIGLIKKCGGRYHLFNNKDPGNVAQVGQLLMKVKRMVEKTETGFHTNDMFRKAEAILREEERKSSMVSFNSLSPSASGRNPLPSPSTADWEKLMKKLKCVVACAAIGVALGVAFGVAAPLAAAGMAYLAGSAAVAAAASGLAALAVGAAVGAGVGGHVGINCGLNANKSTMEGVKETAKTVSKIGCVAVVACACVGVAAGATAEIVPVLWGTSSSTSAVASAGVTSAPVAQSAIIPVVKTVAKAAAGVAATGAATGAAISFTVKIGKRKTDNLEERYVEVDLNKKNH; this comes from the coding sequence ATGGGACAACAACAGATAAAGGCCACGTCTGAAGAACTCAGGCTGGTTCTGGTGGGAAATACAGGAGTTGGCAAGAGTGCGTCTGGCAACACCATCTTGGGCCGCGAGCACTTCCGGTCAGAGGTCGGCTTCTCCTCGGTGACCCGTACATGTGAGCAGGGAAGCACTGAGCGGCTACTGGATACTGACCAGAAAAGACCAACAAGAGTGAAGGTGGAGGTGGTTGACCTACCAGGCTTCGGGGACACTCGCATGAGTGAGGATGAGATAAATACTACGATAGCTAAATGTTTGGCTTTCTGTGCTCCAGGACCACATGCTTTTCTCTTGGTGGTGCCGATAGGCCGTTATACAGATGATGTGAACAAAGCTGCGCTAAATGTAGCCAACATATTTGGGGAGGAAGCCCTCAAATCTCACACTGTGATTCTTTTTACCAGAGGGGATGATCTTAAGGGGAGGAGCATTGACGAATACCTGAGAGATGCTCCGGCTGACCTTATAGGTCTGATCAAAAAATGTGGCGGCCGGTACCACTTGTTCAACAATAAAGACCCCGGTAATGTGGCACAGGTTGGACAACTCTTGATGAAAGTGAAGAGGATGGTGGAGAAAACTGAAACTGGGTTTCATACCAATGATATGTTCAGAAAGGCAGAGGCCATCCTTCGGGAGGAGGAGAGGAAGAGCAGCATGGTCAGTTTCAATAGTCTGTCTCCATCCGCATCTGGGAGAAACCCTCTCCCGTCTCCCTCAACTGCAGACTGGGAGAAGCTGATGAAGAAGCTGAAGTGTGTAGTGGCTTGTGCCGCTATAGGCGTGGCTTTGGGGGTTGCGTTTGGCGTGGCTGCCCCCTTAGCAGCTGCAGGCATGGCATATCTTGCAGGGTCTGCAGCCGTCGCAGCAGCTGCCTCAGGACTAGCTGCATTAGCAGTCGGGGCGGCGGTCGGTGCAGGTGTGGGTGGCCACGTTGGCATTAACTGCGGTCTTAATGCTAATAAGAGTACAATGGAGGGTGTTAAGGAAACTGCCAAAACAGTTAGCAAAATAGGATGTGTTGCAGTAGTAGCTTGTGCATGTGTCGGGGTTGCTGCGGGTGCAACTGCAGAAATAGTTCCTGTTCTCTGGGGAACATCTTCCAGCACATCAGCAGTTGCATCAGCTGGTGTGACCAGTGCCCCTGTTGCTCAATCAGCCATCATACCTGTAGTGAAGACCGTGGCAAAGGCAGCAGCAGGGGTAGCAGCAACAGGGGCAGCAACAGGGGCAGCAATATCTTTTACAGTGAAAATTGGTAAAAGAAAAACTGACAACTTGGAAGAAAGGTACGTGGAGGTGGATTTGAATAAAAAGAACCATTGA